In Pedobacter sp. W3I1, one DNA window encodes the following:
- a CDS encoding glycoside hydrolase family 2 TIM barrel-domain containing protein — protein MKKIFLLFLCCSALIVNAQQRYELNAGWVCTNIKDTQSNGSEISKPAFSLNNWMPATVPGTVLTTLLNNKKVPDPFYGMNNEKIPDVYKTGNDYYTYWFVKDFEERAVGNEEVWLQFRGINYKAEIYLNGKKVNPKIQVGMHLRAQYNITKLLSSNGKNRLAVIVYPPDFPGNPNGGQGGDGTIAKGLTTQYTAGWDWIQPTRDRNTGIWDKVTIEKTKSINILNPQVITLVPGKRLPEGKQNPATVKVSVEVENPTGQAVSGTLQYQIAGKLIKQPATINANKTTTVKLPDLQLENPKLWWPSGYGPQNLYDIKIEFIAANQVLDQEQLKVGVRQIDNIWNEHTRSMGAYVNGQKIFIKGGNWIISDAMLRFSDARYDAEIRYHKDMNLNLIRIWGGAILERPEFYNACDKYGLLVFQDFWFSGDCNGRWVDPMKKEDQWTRRNYPDDHNLTLTAIEDQIKMIRNHASLAFWCGGNEITPPEDILEPLKNEILPRLDGTRKLFDFSNSDEMSFNSIGGNGDGPYGIQDIKTFWGTKTFPYNSEVGSVGVGDYASLLRFIPKENLIAPQYKAKPDSVWDYHKYISYEQYLNPYGKPKSAEDFAMKAQLANYDQYRALMEGFSNKMWDWYTGSIIWKTQNPWTAMRGQMYDYYLDPNACLYGLRKGSEPLHVMMNPLDSMVTIVNNGFATRNNLMVQAKAYDMDGKDYFYSQAFNSAGPSSVRRLFPMNEFLAKLDKKEGVFVSLRILDQKQNILSENLYWLPGKDGEYSGLKSIKQAPLKVAAVDQKNGKVAVTLSNAKGNSVAFFNRVALVNGNTGERVLPAFYDDNYVSILPGESKTVTVEYTGKQSNLAVEVYGWNVEKQKVNIQ, from the coding sequence ATGAAGAAAATATTCCTACTTTTTTTATGCTGTTCAGCTTTAATTGTAAATGCACAACAGCGTTACGAGTTAAATGCTGGCTGGGTATGTACCAATATCAAAGATACGCAGTCTAACGGTTCAGAAATTTCTAAACCGGCTTTTTCGCTTAACAATTGGATGCCTGCAACTGTGCCGGGAACGGTGTTAACTACATTGCTGAACAATAAAAAAGTTCCCGATCCATTTTATGGAATGAACAACGAAAAAATTCCTGATGTATATAAAACAGGTAACGACTATTATACCTATTGGTTTGTAAAAGATTTCGAAGAGCGTGCTGTAGGTAATGAAGAGGTTTGGCTGCAGTTTAGAGGGATAAATTATAAAGCCGAAATTTATTTAAACGGAAAGAAAGTCAATCCGAAAATCCAGGTAGGCATGCACCTTAGGGCGCAATATAACATTACCAAGCTGTTATCTTCAAACGGGAAAAACAGGCTGGCCGTAATTGTTTATCCGCCAGATTTTCCGGGCAATCCGAATGGCGGTCAGGGTGGTGATGGTACCATTGCCAAAGGTTTAACCACACAGTATACTGCCGGCTGGGACTGGATTCAGCCCACCCGCGACCGTAATACCGGGATTTGGGATAAAGTGACCATCGAGAAAACAAAAAGCATCAATATCTTAAACCCACAGGTAATTACCCTGGTTCCGGGCAAGCGTTTGCCCGAAGGGAAACAAAATCCGGCTACAGTTAAAGTTTCAGTTGAAGTAGAAAACCCTACCGGCCAGGCGGTTTCCGGTACTTTGCAATATCAGATTGCAGGGAAGCTGATTAAACAGCCTGCCACCATTAACGCTAATAAAACCACAACCGTTAAACTTCCTGATCTACAGCTCGAAAATCCTAAACTATGGTGGCCAAGCGGATATGGACCGCAAAACCTGTATGATATAAAAATCGAATTTATAGCAGCCAATCAAGTATTAGATCAGGAGCAACTTAAAGTAGGTGTTCGCCAGATTGATAATATATGGAATGAGCACACCAGGAGTATGGGCGCTTATGTAAACGGACAAAAGATTTTTATTAAAGGTGGTAACTGGATCATTTCTGACGCGATGCTCCGTTTTAGTGACGCCCGTTATGATGCAGAGATACGTTACCATAAAGACATGAACCTAAACTTAATCCGCATCTGGGGAGGGGCAATTTTAGAAAGGCCTGAATTTTACAACGCCTGCGATAAATATGGCCTGCTGGTATTCCAGGATTTCTGGTTCAGCGGCGATTGCAATGGCCGTTGGGTAGATCCAATGAAAAAGGAAGATCAATGGACACGCAGGAATTATCCTGATGATCATAATCTTACCTTAACTGCCATTGAAGATCAGATCAAAATGATCAGAAACCATGCTTCACTTGCTTTTTGGTGTGGAGGGAATGAGATTACCCCGCCTGAAGATATTTTGGAGCCCTTAAAAAATGAGATCCTGCCGCGCCTGGATGGTACAAGAAAACTTTTCGATTTTTCTAACAGCGATGAAATGTCTTTCAATTCCATTGGTGGAAACGGAGATGGTCCGTACGGCATCCAGGATATTAAAACTTTTTGGGGTACCAAAACCTTCCCTTATAATTCGGAAGTAGGATCAGTCGGCGTTGGCGATTATGCTTCTTTGCTCCGTTTTATCCCAAAAGAAAACCTGATTGCACCACAATACAAAGCTAAGCCCGATTCAGTATGGGATTACCATAAATATATCTCTTATGAACAATACCTTAATCCATATGGCAAGCCGAAAAGCGCAGAAGATTTTGCAATGAAAGCCCAGCTAGCCAATTACGACCAGTATAGAGCATTAATGGAAGGTTTTTCTAATAAAATGTGGGATTGGTATACCGGTTCTATCATCTGGAAAACCCAAAACCCCTGGACAGCTATGCGAGGCCAGATGTATGATTATTACCTCGATCCTAACGCTTGTTTATATGGCTTAAGGAAAGGGAGTGAGCCTTTGCATGTGATGATGAATCCTTTGGATAGTATGGTTACCATTGTAAACAATGGCTTCGCAACCAGAAATAACCTCATGGTACAAGCGAAAGCTTATGATATGGATGGGAAAGATTATTTCTACTCACAGGCCTTCAATTCGGCTGGCCCATCTTCGGTGAGAAGACTTTTTCCTATGAATGAGTTCTTAGCCAAGCTGGATAAAAAAGAAGGTGTATTTGTTTCTTTAAGGATTTTAGACCAGAAGCAAAATATACTGAGTGAGAATCTTTATTGGCTCCCTGGTAAAGATGGCGAATATTCTGGTTTAAAAAGCATCAAACAAGCGCCGTTAAAAGTTGCGGCAGTTGACCAGAAAAACGGTAAGGTGGCAGTTACTTTGAGCAATGCAAAGGGAAATTCGGTGGCATTTTTTAACCGTGTTGCTTTAGTAAATGGCAATACCGGCGAACGTGTACTCCCTGCTTTTTATGATGATAACTACGTAAGCATTTTACCTGGCGAAAGTAAAACGGTAACGGTAGAATATACCGGGAAACAAAGTAATCTGGCTGTAGAAGTATATGGCTGGAATGTAGAAAAGCAGAAAGTGAATATCCAATAA
- a CDS encoding glycoside hydrolase family 92 protein, whose amino-acid sequence MGNETNTMVGYHAVPVIVDAYLKGYRGFDVNLAYEAIKQSAMQKTDGIEYIQELKYIPADKINESVGKALEYAIDDYCIAQMAKALNKTADYTYFSKRSKLYRLYFDPSVQFMRGKLANGNWRSPFDPFSSKHREDDYVEGNAWQYTWLVPQDVEGLINLFGGDKAFINKLDSLFTLPLDLGTNGSPDISGLIGNYAQGNEPNHHITYLYTYAGKPWKTADLIRKIDKDFYSSKPDGLCGNEDVGQMSAWYVFTAMGFYPVNPANGAYVFGTPLINGATISLAGNKKFSIKVVGNSAENKYIQKIMLNGKPYTKSYILHKAITAGGNMQIYMGNKPSASWGIKPEDRPVSTK is encoded by the coding sequence ATGGGCAATGAAACCAATACCATGGTAGGTTACCACGCTGTGCCGGTTATTGTTGATGCTTATTTAAAAGGATACCGTGGCTTTGATGTAAATCTGGCATACGAAGCAATAAAACAATCGGCCATGCAGAAAACAGATGGCATCGAATATATTCAGGAGCTTAAATACATCCCGGCCGATAAAATAAACGAATCAGTGGGTAAGGCCTTAGAGTATGCTATTGACGATTATTGCATCGCACAAATGGCTAAAGCACTGAACAAAACAGCAGATTACACTTACTTTAGCAAAAGATCGAAACTGTATCGTTTATATTTCGATCCAAGTGTTCAGTTTATGCGGGGTAAACTTGCCAACGGAAATTGGAGAAGTCCTTTCGATCCTTTTTCATCCAAACACCGTGAAGATGACTACGTAGAAGGGAATGCCTGGCAATATACCTGGTTGGTGCCGCAAGATGTAGAAGGGCTGATTAATCTTTTTGGAGGGGATAAAGCTTTTATCAATAAACTCGATTCGCTATTTACCTTACCCTTAGATTTGGGAACCAACGGCTCACCGGATATTAGTGGATTGATCGGTAATTATGCACAGGGAAATGAACCCAACCACCACATTACCTATTTGTATACTTATGCAGGCAAGCCATGGAAAACTGCCGATCTGATCCGTAAAATCGACAAAGATTTTTATTCGTCTAAGCCAGATGGATTGTGTGGCAATGAAGATGTGGGGCAGATGAGTGCCTGGTATGTTTTTACGGCAATGGGTTTCTATCCCGTAAATCCTGCGAACGGTGCTTACGTTTTCGGAACACCCTTGATTAACGGTGCTACCATTTCGCTAGCTGGAAATAAAAAATTCAGCATTAAGGTTGTGGGTAATAGTGCAGAAAATAAATACATTCAGAAAATTATGCTGAATGGCAAGCCTTACACTAAATCATATATCTTGCACAAAGCGATAACAGCTGGAGGGAATATGCAAATTTACATGGGCAATAAACCATCAGCAAGCTGGGGCATAAAACCAGAAGACAGACCAGTTTCAACTAAGTAA
- a CDS encoding 2Fe-2S iron-sulfur cluster-binding protein — translation MENNINIYMQEPDGSVTEHVAPTDMGLSLMEFLKASEYDILATCGGMALCATCCVDVLEGEEKLNEMTDDEYAMLDTLPDLLPNSRLACQLQLNNNMDGLKVKLHGVS, via the coding sequence ATGGAAAACAACATTAATATATACATGCAAGAGCCGGATGGCTCAGTTACTGAACACGTTGCACCAACAGACATGGGCTTAAGCCTGATGGAGTTTTTAAAAGCATCAGAGTACGATATTCTAGCTACTTGTGGCGGAATGGCCTTGTGTGCTACCTGCTGTGTTGATGTATTAGAAGGCGAAGAAAAACTTAACGAAATGACAGACGATGAGTATGCCATGTTAGATACTTTGCCTGATCTGTTACCAAACTCGCGTTTAGCCTGCCAATTGCAGTTAAATAATAATATGGACGGATTAAAAGTAAAATTACACGGTGTGAGCTAG
- a CDS encoding NAD(P)/FAD-dependent oxidoreductase: MITTDIAVIGAGPVGLFAIFEAGLLKMRCHLIDYLPQVGGQLSEIYPKKPIYDIPGYPSVLAQELIDNLMEQAKPFHPTFTLGERIEGLEKRGEADFVLTTNMGTVIEAKVVVIAGGLGCFEPRKPAVENLENFENGKGVNYMILDPEKYRDQKMVIAGGGDSALDWTIYLAEVCSELTLVHRSESFRGAPDSVAKVMALAESGKINLILNSNLQAVQGTDKLEQVEIIQNRTMEKTVVEADHLIPLFGLSPKLGPIEDWNLNIHKSAIEVNVDDYSTNIPGIYAIGDINTYTNKLKLILCGFHEAALMSHSAYSYMNPGVKYTMKYTTVNGVSEF, encoded by the coding sequence ATGATCACTACTGATATAGCCGTAATAGGCGCTGGTCCGGTTGGCTTATTTGCCATTTTTGAAGCCGGTTTATTAAAAATGCGTTGCCATTTAATTGACTACCTGCCTCAGGTTGGTGGTCAGCTGTCTGAAATTTACCCTAAAAAACCGATATACGATATCCCTGGTTATCCTTCTGTATTGGCTCAGGAACTTATCGATAACTTAATGGAGCAGGCAAAACCTTTCCATCCAACGTTTACTTTAGGCGAGCGTATTGAAGGTTTAGAGAAGCGCGGAGAGGCAGATTTCGTTTTAACGACCAATATGGGTACCGTTATCGAAGCTAAAGTTGTGGTAATTGCCGGGGGTTTAGGTTGTTTTGAGCCGCGTAAACCAGCTGTAGAAAACTTAGAAAACTTTGAGAATGGTAAAGGCGTAAACTATATGATCCTTGATCCGGAGAAGTACCGCGATCAGAAAATGGTGATTGCCGGTGGTGGCGACTCTGCTTTAGACTGGACCATTTACTTAGCAGAAGTTTGTTCTGAATTAACTTTGGTGCACAGAAGCGAGAGTTTCCGTGGTGCTCCAGATTCGGTTGCTAAAGTAATGGCGTTGGCTGAAAGCGGAAAAATCAATTTGATTTTAAACAGCAATCTACAGGCGGTGCAAGGAACTGATAAACTGGAGCAAGTTGAAATTATTCAGAACCGTACTATGGAAAAAACTGTAGTAGAGGCTGATCACTTAATTCCTTTGTTTGGTTTGAGCCCTAAACTAGGTCCGATCGAAGATTGGAACTTAAATATCCACAAAAGTGCAATCGAGGTTAATGTTGATGATTATTCGACAAATATCCCTGGAATTTATGCTATTGGCGATATCAATACTTACACGAATAAACTAAAATTGATTCTTTGTGGTTTCCACGAGGCTGCATTAATGAGCCACAGCGCTTATTCTTACATGAACCCAGGTGTGAAATATACGATGAAATATACAACTGTAAACGGAGTTTCAGAATTTTAA
- a CDS encoding GH92 family glycosyl hydrolase: MQFKKISSILFLTASLFTNNTFSQQKTNLTQYIDPLIGSAKHGHVFVGANVPFGAVQLGPNNIFEGWDWCSGYNYIGNTITGFAHTHLSGTGIGDLGDISIMPATGKLLLEKGKTADDQDGYLSKFSHQNEVAKAGYYRVWLDRYQIKAELTATERVGFHQYTFKGGAENPHIIIDLIEGIGWDAPVSASFKQLDATTIVGHRNSKGWANDQRLYFVIKLSQSIKSLALYDSTAVKSGVALSGKKLKAAVSFNAINNDKLQIKVALSPVSIENAILNLKTELPGWDFAATAKNSDAKWEKELAKVKIEASNTTKKVFYTALYHTMVAPSLFNDVNKDYLGTDKKVYKKASFNNLTTFSLWDTYRAANPLFTILHHDKVNDVVNTMLTIYRQQGKLPVWHFNGQ; the protein is encoded by the coding sequence ATGCAGTTCAAGAAAATCTCTTCCATTCTATTTTTAACGGCCTCTCTTTTTACCAATAATACCTTTTCACAACAAAAAACAAATTTAACCCAATATATCGATCCATTAATCGGATCAGCAAAGCACGGACATGTTTTTGTAGGTGCCAATGTTCCGTTTGGGGCCGTACAGCTCGGGCCGAACAATATTTTCGAAGGATGGGACTGGTGCAGTGGTTACAATTACATAGGCAATACCATTACTGGTTTTGCACATACCCATTTAAGCGGTACAGGTATTGGCGATTTGGGCGATATTTCAATTATGCCTGCAACTGGTAAATTGCTTCTGGAAAAGGGTAAAACAGCTGATGATCAGGATGGTTATCTTTCTAAATTTTCTCATCAAAATGAAGTGGCGAAAGCTGGTTATTACCGAGTATGGCTTGATAGATACCAAATTAAAGCCGAATTAACTGCCACTGAAAGGGTAGGTTTTCATCAATATACTTTTAAAGGAGGTGCTGAAAATCCGCATATCATTATCGATTTAATTGAAGGCATAGGATGGGATGCGCCTGTATCTGCTTCATTTAAACAGCTCGATGCCACAACTATTGTGGGTCATCGTAATTCGAAAGGCTGGGCCAACGATCAACGTTTATATTTTGTAATTAAACTTTCCCAATCGATTAAGAGCCTTGCGCTCTACGACAGCACTGCAGTTAAAAGTGGTGTGGCATTATCTGGTAAAAAACTAAAAGCAGCGGTAAGTTTTAATGCCATTAACAATGATAAATTACAGATTAAAGTTGCTTTATCTCCGGTAAGCATCGAAAATGCCATTTTAAACCTAAAAACCGAATTACCAGGCTGGGACTTTGCCGCTACGGCTAAAAACAGCGATGCAAAGTGGGAAAAAGAACTGGCTAAGGTGAAAATTGAGGCTTCAAATACGACTAAAAAAGTGTTTTATACCGCTTTATATCATACCATGGTGGCCCCATCACTTTTTAACGACGTAAACAAAGATTACCTCGGTACAGATAAAAAGGTGTACAAAAAGGCCAGCTTTAATAATTTAACTACTTTCTCCCTTTGGGATACATACCGTGCAGCAAACCCACTTTTTACTATTCTACACCACGATAAGGTAAACGATGTGGTTAATACCATGCTGACTATTTACCGGCAACAGGGAAAACTACCCGTTTGGCATTTTAATGGGCAATGA